From Pseudomonas putida, one genomic window encodes:
- a CDS encoding MFS transporter codes for MAHSPAPDQGTDITRNALYRRITLRLIPFIFICYLFNYLDRVNVGFAKLQMLDALKFSETVYGLGAGIFFIGYVLCGLPSNLALNRFGPRRWIAAMMIAWGSLSTCLLFVTTPTEFYTLRLLTGAAEAGFFPGVVLYLSRWFPADRRGRIMALFMSAIPVSGLLGGPFSGWILEHFATGQHGLAGWQWMFLIQGLPTVALGFLAIGMLSDGYHKAAWLSPAERQLIEADLKADAASKPVAKGDGVLAVLTNPLIWTFGFVYFCIQSGVYAINFWLPSIIKNMGFDNPLLIGWLSAIPYLLAGVFMILCGRSADLRNERRWHLVVPMLMGAGGLLIAVNFAATPAIAILGLSIATMGALTGLPMFWPMPTALLSASAAVAGLAIINSVGQMAGFLSPYWVGFIKDQTGSTDAALYSLAALIVLGSLVALRVTRASALAAARAH; via the coding sequence CGGCGCATCACCCTGCGGCTGATTCCGTTCATTTTCATCTGCTACCTGTTCAACTACCTCGACCGCGTCAATGTCGGCTTCGCCAAGCTGCAAATGCTCGATGCGCTCAAATTCAGCGAAACCGTCTACGGCTTGGGTGCCGGGATCTTCTTCATCGGCTATGTGCTCTGTGGCCTGCCAAGCAACCTGGCGCTCAACCGCTTCGGCCCGCGGCGCTGGATTGCGGCGATGATGATCGCCTGGGGCAGTCTCTCGACCTGCCTGCTGTTCGTCACCACCCCAACCGAGTTCTACACCCTGCGCTTGCTGACCGGCGCTGCTGAAGCAGGCTTCTTTCCGGGTGTGGTGCTGTACCTCTCGCGCTGGTTCCCGGCAGACCGCCGTGGCCGGATCATGGCTTTGTTCATGTCGGCGATCCCTGTATCGGGCCTGCTCGGCGGGCCTTTCTCCGGCTGGATCCTCGAACACTTCGCCACGGGCCAGCATGGCCTGGCAGGCTGGCAGTGGATGTTCCTGATACAGGGCCTGCCAACCGTGGCGCTGGGTTTCCTGGCCATTGGCATGCTCAGCGATGGTTACCACAAAGCCGCCTGGCTGAGCCCCGCCGAACGCCAGCTGATCGAGGCCGATTTGAAGGCAGATGCCGCCAGCAAACCCGTCGCCAAGGGTGACGGTGTGCTCGCCGTGCTGACCAACCCATTGATCTGGACCTTCGGCTTCGTTTATTTCTGCATTCAGAGCGGTGTCTACGCGATCAACTTCTGGCTGCCGTCGATCATCAAGAACATGGGCTTCGACAACCCGCTGCTGATCGGCTGGCTGAGCGCCATTCCGTACCTGCTGGCGGGTGTGTTCATGATCCTCTGTGGCCGCTCGGCGGACCTGCGCAACGAACGCCGCTGGCACCTGGTGGTGCCGATGCTGATGGGCGCTGGCGGTTTGCTGATTGCGGTCAACTTTGCCGCCACACCGGCCATCGCCATCCTGGGCCTGTCGATCGCCACCATGGGGGCCCTCACCGGCCTGCCGATGTTCTGGCCGATGCCCACCGCACTGCTCAGCGCCAGTGCCGCGGTCGCGGGCCTGGCGATCATCAACTCGGTGGGGCAGATGGCCGGGTTCCTCAGCCCGTACTGGGTTGGCTTCATCAAGGACCAGACCGGTTCGACCGACGCCGCTTTGTATTCACTGGCAGCACTGATCGTGCTGGGGAGCCTCGTGGCGCTGCGGGTGACGCGCGCCAGTGCCCTGGCGGCGGCCCGGGCCCATTGA
- a CDS encoding apoptosis inducing factor family protein, which translates to MTDHAVARFDQLDPKRPLRVQAGSEEVILIRSAGQVRAFQANCPHAGAPLDEGVVCDGLLVCPWHKAAFAIDEGVVCEPPALADLRRYRAWVKDGDVWVDDQPLPQPEPPRHSDARCFVVIGAGAAGSAAVATLLAHGFGGRLVWLDQERQPAYDRTALSKFVIAGEMPPDEVPALLEADQLRTGQLERRSAKVRLLDAKKRQIILADGQRIDYDAALLATGGKPQRPDLPGAGLAGILTLRSREDAARLLDAAEPGQPVVIVGDGFIGLEAASALCAYGAQVHVVTRHEVPLRTPLGERIGRSIRALHEGKGVVFHGPTEVERFVGTQHVEAVQLSNGETLDTSLALLGTGVTPATAFVQGVQLAEDRSISADAHLQAADRLWVAGDIATFPLTGRPVRIEHWRLAQQHGVIAAANMLGEQRRYADVPFFWTYQHGLTYEVLGHARDWDRIEFVGQPEQGDFIALQCAGEQVQAVIARGYSDAMAQLSQRMKRSLSLAQALELIG; encoded by the coding sequence ATGACCGACCACGCCGTGGCCCGCTTTGACCAGCTGGACCCGAAACGCCCCCTGCGGGTACAGGCCGGCAGCGAAGAAGTGATCCTGATCCGCAGTGCCGGGCAGGTCCGCGCCTTTCAGGCCAATTGCCCGCACGCCGGAGCGCCGCTGGATGAAGGCGTGGTGTGCGACGGCCTGCTGGTCTGCCCCTGGCACAAGGCTGCTTTCGCCATCGACGAGGGTGTGGTCTGCGAGCCCCCGGCGTTGGCAGACCTGCGCCGCTACCGCGCCTGGGTCAAGGATGGCGATGTCTGGGTCGATGACCAGCCTCTGCCGCAACCCGAGCCACCGCGCCACAGCGATGCGCGCTGCTTCGTCGTCATCGGCGCCGGAGCCGCAGGCTCGGCGGCAGTTGCCACGCTGCTGGCCCATGGGTTCGGCGGGCGCCTGGTGTGGCTCGACCAGGAACGGCAACCGGCGTATGACCGGACTGCGCTGAGCAAATTCGTGATTGCCGGCGAAATGCCGCCGGACGAGGTACCGGCGCTGCTTGAAGCTGACCAGTTGCGCACCGGCCAACTGGAGCGGCGCTCGGCCAAGGTGCGCCTGCTGGATGCCAAAAAGCGCCAGATCATCCTCGCTGACGGCCAACGCATCGATTATGACGCAGCCTTGCTGGCCACCGGCGGCAAACCGCAACGCCCAGACCTGCCCGGTGCAGGCCTGGCGGGCATCCTGACGCTGCGCTCGCGCGAAGATGCAGCGCGCCTGCTCGATGCCGCCGAACCCGGCCAGCCCGTGGTGATCGTCGGTGACGGTTTCATCGGCCTGGAGGCCGCATCGGCACTGTGCGCATACGGCGCACAGGTCCACGTGGTCACCCGCCACGAAGTTCCGTTACGCACGCCGTTGGGGGAGCGCATCGGCCGCTCCATTCGCGCGCTGCATGAGGGCAAGGGCGTGGTGTTTCATGGCCCGACCGAGGTCGAACGCTTCGTCGGTACGCAGCACGTCGAAGCCGTGCAGCTGAGCAACGGTGAGACCCTCGACACGTCACTGGCCTTGCTCGGTACCGGCGTCACCCCGGCCACTGCCTTCGTGCAGGGCGTGCAATTGGCCGAAGACCGGTCCATTTCAGCGGACGCCCACTTGCAGGCCGCCGATCGGCTATGGGTTGCCGGCGATATCGCGACCTTCCCCCTCACCGGCCGCCCGGTGCGCATCGAGCATTGGCGCCTGGCTCAACAACACGGTGTCATCGCGGCTGCCAACATGCTGGGCGAGCAGCGCCGGTATGCCGACGTACCGTTCTTCTGGACCTATCAGCATGGGCTCACTTATGAAGTACTGGGGCATGCGCGCGACTGGGACCGCATCGAATTTGTCGGGCAGCCGGAACAAGGCGACTTCATTGCCTTGCAATGTGCAGGTGAGCAGGTGCAAGCGGTGATCGCCAGGGGCTATTCTGATGCCATGGCGCAGTTGTCGCAGCGCATGAAGCGGTCACTGAGCCTGGCGCAGGCGCTTGAGTTGATCGGTTGA
- a CDS encoding sigma-54-dependent Fis family transcriptional regulator yields the protein MAAHTASPPASELAAFVDCHFAERGLMPEPVIAESWYRSINQHHLDPELRHVDNMLSATEIRLHQAQHEAYLAIASQGVSGLARRVVDAGFAVLLSDAEGITLDARLPPDPQRYTRSGLIVGARWDESVAGTNGIGTALACGQALTIHRQEHFLAANARLSCSVSPIFDAHNRLLGCLNATCLYNDGPKQAQHLTLQLVTLYARLIENSHFRERYRDRLTLALKPRDEFSDLAAEQLLALDEGGRVIGANRAAFLAYGGTLLGAPVEQLLHADIDQLLDLTRGGARGTQLRGPAQPLLLDVGLRVPAGYRPLRAAPPMPARAGHPGLDQLAGQDAQLQQGVRRLRKVLDKDIAILLNGETGTGKEAFARALHQASQRHAKPFVALNCAAIPESLIESELFGYRAGSFTGASRKGMKGKLEHANGGTLFLDEIGDMPAHLQTRLLRVLAERELVPLGAETPVPLDIQVISATHQDLQAMIGEKRFREDLYYRLCGMRMRLPALRERSDRRELIDTLLCSVSAGSRLRLSAEAHRCLLEHAWPGNVRQLHNALRQAVALAEGGVIELADLPQELLDCPALAQPGALEQQVEDLEVQHLLDVLKRERWNMSAAAQALGISRSTLYRKMKRYGIVQPNLMV from the coding sequence ATGGCCGCGCACACCGCCTCACCCCCCGCCAGTGAGCTGGCTGCGTTCGTCGATTGCCATTTCGCCGAACGCGGCCTGATGCCAGAACCTGTTATCGCCGAGTCCTGGTACCGCAGCATCAACCAGCATCACCTGGACCCTGAATTGCGCCATGTCGACAACATGCTCAGTGCAACCGAAATCCGCCTGCACCAAGCCCAGCATGAGGCCTACCTGGCCATCGCCAGCCAAGGTGTCAGCGGCCTGGCGCGGCGGGTGGTGGATGCAGGCTTCGCCGTGCTGCTCAGCGACGCCGAGGGTATTACCCTCGATGCCCGCTTGCCGCCCGACCCGCAACGCTATACGCGCTCGGGGCTGATCGTCGGCGCGCGCTGGGACGAGTCGGTAGCCGGCACCAACGGCATCGGCACCGCGCTGGCATGCGGCCAAGCCCTGACCATCCACCGTCAAGAGCACTTCCTGGCCGCCAACGCGCGCCTGAGCTGCTCGGTGTCGCCGATCTTCGATGCCCACAATCGATTGCTCGGTTGCCTCAATGCCACCTGCCTGTACAACGATGGCCCCAAGCAAGCACAGCACCTGACCTTGCAACTGGTGACCCTCTACGCCCGGCTGATCGAGAACAGCCATTTCCGCGAACGCTACCGCGACCGCCTGACCCTGGCGCTGAAACCGCGTGACGAGTTCTCGGACCTGGCGGCCGAGCAGTTGCTGGCGCTGGATGAGGGTGGCCGGGTGATCGGTGCCAATCGGGCAGCCTTCCTGGCGTATGGCGGCACGTTACTAGGGGCGCCTGTCGAACAGCTGTTGCACGCCGATATCGACCAATTGCTTGACCTCACCCGTGGCGGCGCGCGCGGTACCCAGTTGCGCGGCCCGGCTCAACCGCTTTTACTGGACGTGGGCCTGCGCGTCCCGGCAGGCTACCGCCCGCTGCGGGCTGCACCGCCGATGCCTGCGCGGGCTGGCCACCCCGGCCTCGATCAGCTGGCCGGCCAGGACGCGCAACTGCAACAAGGCGTGCGCCGGCTGCGCAAGGTGTTGGACAAGGACATCGCCATCCTCCTCAACGGCGAAACCGGTACTGGCAAGGAGGCGTTCGCCCGCGCCCTGCACCAGGCCAGCCAGCGCCATGCCAAGCCGTTCGTGGCGCTCAATTGCGCCGCGATACCCGAGTCATTGATCGAAAGCGAACTGTTCGGCTACCGCGCTGGCAGTTTCACGGGTGCCAGCCGCAAAGGCATGAAAGGCAAGCTGGAGCACGCCAATGGCGGCACGCTGTTCCTCGATGAGATCGGTGACATGCCCGCACACCTGCAAACGCGGCTGCTGCGGGTGCTGGCCGAACGTGAACTGGTACCGCTGGGGGCCGAAACGCCGGTGCCGCTGGATATCCAGGTGATATCGGCGACCCACCAGGACCTGCAGGCCATGATTGGCGAGAAGCGCTTTCGCGAGGACCTTTACTATCGCCTGTGCGGGATGCGCATGCGGTTGCCGGCCCTGCGTGAACGCAGCGACCGCCGCGAGCTGATCGATACACTGCTGTGTAGCGTGTCGGCGGGGTCGCGTTTGCGTTTGAGCGCAGAGGCGCATCGTTGCCTGCTGGAGCATGCGTGGCCAGGGAATGTGCGCCAACTGCACAACGCATTGCGCCAGGCGGTGGCGCTGGCCGAAGGCGGGGTGATCGAGCTGGCCGACTTGCCCCAGGAGCTGCTGGACTGCCCTGCGCTGGCGCAGCCTGGTGCGCTCGAGCAGCAGGTGGAAGACCTTGAGGTGCAGCACTTGTTGGACGTTTTGAAGCGTGAGCGCTGGAACATGAGTGCAGCGGCGCAGGCGTTGGGTATTTCGCGCTCGACGCTGTACCGCAAGATGAAGCGCTACGGGATCGTGCAGCCGAACCTGATGGTGTGA
- the aldA gene encoding aldehyde dehydrogenase, with amino-acid sequence MTDTTYQNFIDNTFVPSEALIEVYNPANAQLLGRVPETPAEQVERAIAAARKAQKGWAAKTAIERAGYLRQIANKVRANADRLARIITQEGGKVPALAQVEVNFTADYLDYMAEWARRLEGEVLSSDRAHEHIFLMRKPLGVVAGILPWNFPFFLIARKMAPALLTGSTIVVKPSEETPINCYAFAQLVAETDLPAGVFNVVGGKGASVGHGLSSHAGVDLVSFTGSVATGARIMAAAAPNITKLNLELGGKAPAIVLADADLELAVKAIVASRVINTGQVCNCAERVYVQRKVADAFVDKVGQAMAATRYGDPSRQADLDMGPLINQAGLDKVAQMVRTAVGQGAQVVTGGQVADLGAGFHYQPTVLAGCTADMEIMRKEVFGPVLPIQVVDDLDEAIALANDSEYGLTSSLYTRDLNAALKACREIDFGETYINRENFEAMQGFHAGARKSGIGGADGKHGLYEYTRTQVVYIQG; translated from the coding sequence ATGACTGACACGACCTACCAGAACTTCATCGACAACACGTTCGTGCCCAGCGAGGCGCTGATCGAGGTGTACAACCCGGCCAACGCTCAGTTGCTCGGCCGGGTGCCGGAAACCCCGGCTGAACAGGTGGAGCGCGCCATTGCCGCGGCGCGCAAGGCGCAAAAGGGCTGGGCGGCGAAGACAGCCATCGAACGGGCAGGCTACTTGCGCCAGATCGCCAACAAGGTGCGGGCCAATGCCGACCGCCTGGCGCGGATCATTACCCAAGAGGGCGGCAAGGTGCCGGCGTTGGCCCAGGTCGAGGTCAACTTTACCGCTGACTACCTGGACTACATGGCTGAATGGGCGCGGCGCCTGGAAGGCGAGGTACTGAGCAGCGACCGCGCCCACGAACACATCTTCCTGATGCGCAAGCCATTGGGCGTGGTGGCGGGGATTCTGCCGTGGAATTTCCCGTTCTTCCTCATCGCACGCAAGATGGCGCCGGCGCTGCTCACCGGCAGTACCATCGTGGTCAAGCCCAGTGAGGAAACGCCCATCAATTGCTACGCGTTCGCCCAGTTGGTGGCCGAGACAGACCTGCCTGCGGGGGTATTCAACGTGGTCGGTGGCAAAGGGGCGAGCGTTGGTCACGGCCTGTCGAGCCATGCCGGTGTCGACCTGGTGAGCTTCACCGGCAGTGTTGCGACTGGCGCGCGGATCATGGCTGCGGCGGCACCGAACATTACCAAGCTCAACCTCGAACTGGGCGGCAAGGCGCCGGCGATCGTGCTGGCTGATGCCGACCTGGAGCTGGCGGTGAAAGCCATCGTAGCCTCGCGCGTGATCAACACCGGCCAGGTCTGCAACTGTGCCGAACGCGTGTATGTGCAGCGCAAGGTGGCCGACGCCTTCGTCGACAAGGTAGGCCAAGCCATGGCGGCCACCCGTTATGGCGACCCCTCGCGCCAGGCCGACCTGGACATGGGGCCGTTGATCAACCAGGCCGGCCTCGACAAGGTGGCGCAGATGGTGCGCACGGCCGTAGGGCAGGGCGCCCAGGTGGTGACCGGGGGGCAGGTGGCCGACCTCGGCGCCGGGTTCCATTACCAGCCGACCGTGCTGGCCGGGTGTACGGCGGACATGGAGATCATGCGCAAGGAGGTTTTCGGACCGGTATTGCCGATCCAGGTGGTCGATGATCTGGACGAGGCGATTGCCTTGGCCAATGACAGCGAGTACGGGCTGACTTCGTCACTCTATACCCGTGACCTCAATGCCGCGCTGAAGGCCTGCCGCGAGATCGACTTTGGCGAGACCTACATCAACCGTGAGAACTTCGAAGCCATGCAGGGCTTCCACGCCGGTGCGCGCAAGTCTGGCATCGGCGGGGCGGATGGCAAGCACGGGTTGTATGAGTACACGCGTACGCAGGTGGTGTATATCCAGGGGTAA
- a CDS encoding PQQ-dependent dehydrogenase, methanol/ethanol family — MNRTGPHRRPLPHLLSCLALSLACSAPALAAEVDGQRIIDADKEPGNWMSHGRTYDEQRYSPLKAINQDNVNQLGLAWSYKLDLDRGVEATPIVVDGVMYTTGPFSVVYALDARNGALLWKYDPQSDRHRAGEACCDAVNRGVAVWQGKVYVGVLDGRLEAIDAKTGKRVWSVDTRDDTKRSYTITGAPRVVNGKVIIGNGGAEFGVRGYVTAYDAETGKQAWRFFTVPGDPKLPPENKAMEIASKTWHGDAYVEWGGGGTAWDSFAYDPELNLLYIGVGNGSMWDPKWRSQAKGDNLFLSSIVAVNADTGEYAWHYQTTPGDAWDFTATQHMILAELPIDGKPRKVLMQAPKNGFFYVLDRATGELLSAKNIVPVNWAKGIDMKTGRPILDDEAAAYWKDGKRKLVTPAFWGAHDWHPMSYNPDTGLVYIPAHIMSAYYEHIPEAPKRNPFKSVYQLGLRTGMMPEGAEGLLDMAKSWSGKLIAWDPVKQAPAWEVPYITIFNGGTLSTGGNLVFEGSADGRVIAYAADSGKKLWESPAASGVMAAPITYSVDGEQYVTFMAGWGGAFSTFAGALSLRAGVQPFAQVLTYKIGGTAKLREPAPPADAPEPPALSADAQTVAAGAALYDGNCSQCHGIHAVSGGVLPDLRKLTAEKHQMFLGILYGGRVPDGMPSFADNLNPEQVEQVHQYLIKRAHDLKAEGDAWQCFSAKPVAQPPLADNTPQE; from the coding sequence ATGAATCGAACAGGCCCACACCGTCGGCCTCTGCCGCACTTGCTGAGCTGCCTGGCCTTGAGCCTGGCGTGCAGCGCACCTGCTTTAGCCGCCGAAGTCGACGGCCAGCGCATCATCGACGCCGACAAGGAACCCGGCAACTGGATGAGCCACGGCCGAACCTATGACGAGCAGCGCTACAGCCCGCTCAAGGCGATCAACCAGGACAATGTCAACCAGCTCGGTCTTGCCTGGAGTTACAAGCTAGACCTTGACCGGGGTGTGGAAGCGACACCGATCGTGGTTGACGGGGTGATGTACACCACCGGGCCGTTCTCGGTGGTATATGCCCTGGACGCGCGCAATGGCGCGCTGCTGTGGAAGTACGACCCGCAGTCCGACCGCCACCGCGCCGGTGAAGCCTGCTGTGACGCGGTCAACCGCGGGGTGGCGGTGTGGCAGGGCAAGGTCTACGTTGGCGTGCTCGATGGCCGCCTGGAGGCGATCGATGCCAAGACCGGCAAGCGCGTGTGGTCGGTGGACACCCGCGATGACACCAAGCGCAGCTACACCATCACCGGGGCACCGCGGGTGGTCAATGGCAAGGTGATCATTGGCAATGGCGGCGCCGAATTCGGTGTGCGCGGGTACGTGACGGCGTACGACGCCGAAACCGGCAAACAGGCCTGGCGCTTCTTCACCGTACCGGGCGACCCCAAGCTGCCGCCCGAGAACAAAGCCATGGAAATCGCCAGCAAGACCTGGCACGGCGACGCTTATGTCGAGTGGGGCGGCGGCGGTACCGCCTGGGACTCGTTCGCCTACGACCCGGAACTCAACCTGTTGTATATCGGCGTGGGCAATGGCTCGATGTGGGACCCGAAATGGCGCAGCCAGGCCAAGGGCGACAACCTGTTCCTGTCCTCGATCGTCGCGGTCAACGCTGACACCGGCGAATACGCCTGGCACTACCAGACCACGCCAGGCGATGCCTGGGATTTCACCGCCACTCAGCACATGATCCTGGCCGAGCTGCCAATTGACGGCAAACCACGCAAAGTGCTGATGCAAGCCCCGAAAAACGGCTTCTTCTACGTCCTGGACCGTGCCACCGGCGAGCTGCTGTCGGCGAAGAACATCGTGCCGGTCAACTGGGCCAAGGGTATCGACATGAAAACCGGACGGCCGATCCTCGACGATGAGGCGGCCGCCTACTGGAAGGACGGCAAGCGCAAGCTGGTGACCCCAGCGTTCTGGGGCGCCCACGATTGGCACCCGATGTCCTACAACCCCGACACGGGCCTGGTGTACATCCCGGCGCATATCATGTCGGCCTACTACGAACACATCCCCGAGGCGCCCAAGCGCAACCCGTTCAAGAGCGTTTACCAGCTGGGCTTGCGTACCGGCATGATGCCCGAAGGCGCTGAAGGCCTGCTGGACATGGCCAAGAGCTGGTCGGGCAAGCTGATTGCCTGGGACCCGGTCAAGCAAGCGCCAGCGTGGGAAGTACCGTACATCACCATCTTCAACGGCGGCACTCTGAGCACTGGCGGCAACCTGGTGTTCGAAGGCAGCGCCGATGGCCGGGTGATCGCCTATGCCGCCGATTCAGGCAAAAAGCTCTGGGAGTCGCCCGCCGCCAGTGGCGTGATGGCAGCGCCGATCACCTATTCGGTGGACGGCGAGCAGTACGTGACGTTCATGGCCGGCTGGGGCGGGGCGTTCTCCACCTTTGCCGGGGCGCTGTCGCTGCGCGCCGGGGTGCAGCCGTTCGCTCAGGTGCTGACCTACAAGATCGGCGGTACCGCCAAGTTGCGCGAGCCGGCGCCACCGGCCGATGCACCGGAGCCGCCCGCGTTGAGCGCCGATGCGCAGACGGTCGCTGCCGGGGCAGCGCTGTATGACGGCAACTGCTCGCAGTGCCACGGCATTCACGCCGTCAGTGGCGGCGTGCTGCCCGACTTGCGCAAGCTCACTGCCGAAAAGCACCAGATGTTCCTTGGCATCCTCTATGGCGGCCGGGTACCCGATGGCATGCCTTCGTTCGCCGACAACCTCAACCCCGAGCAGGTCGAGCAGGTGCACCAGTACCTGATCAAGCGCGCCCATGACTTGAAGGCCGAAGGCGATGCGTGGCAGTGCTTCAGCGCCAAGCCCGTCGCCCAGCCGCCCCTGGCCGACAACACACCACAGGAGTGA
- a CDS encoding alkene reductase produces the protein MKLFQPLQIGPLTLPNRVFMAPLTRLRSREPGDVPTQMMAEYYAQRASAGLIITEATQISFQAKGYSGSPGIHSAEQIAAWRLVNEGIHAAGGHSAVQVWHTGRVSHTSLQPGGQAPVAPSALAANARTTLRDEQGNLVRTETSAPRALSEEEIAGIVADFGQAAVNAREADFDFIELHAAHGYLLHQFLTPSANQREDRYGGSVENRARIVLEAVDAAIAGWSAERVGIRIFPLGGFNGVDNGEDQEAAGLYLIKELAKRNLAYLHLSEPDWAGGKPLRDSFREAIRAAYPGVIIAAGAYTAEKGEDLIGRGLIDAVAFGRSFIANPDLVERLLIKAPLNEHRPQFDYANGPQGYTDYPFLQQA, from the coding sequence ATGAAACTCTTCCAACCCTTACAGATCGGCCCACTGACGTTGCCCAACCGCGTGTTCATGGCGCCCCTCACCCGCCTGCGCAGCCGGGAGCCTGGTGATGTACCCACCCAGATGATGGCCGAGTACTACGCCCAGCGTGCCAGTGCCGGCCTGATCATCACCGAGGCTACGCAAATCTCCTTCCAGGCCAAGGGTTACTCGGGCTCGCCAGGCATTCACAGCGCCGAGCAGATCGCCGCCTGGCGCCTGGTGAACGAAGGCATTCACGCTGCAGGCGGCCACAGCGCCGTGCAGGTCTGGCACACCGGCCGTGTTTCGCACACGTCCTTGCAGCCTGGTGGCCAGGCACCTGTAGCGCCCAGTGCCCTGGCTGCCAATGCCCGTACCACGTTGCGGGACGAACAAGGCAACCTGGTGCGCACCGAGACCTCTGCACCGCGTGCGCTGAGCGAGGAAGAAATCGCCGGCATCGTCGCCGATTTCGGCCAGGCCGCGGTCAATGCTCGCGAAGCCGACTTCGACTTCATCGAATTGCATGCCGCCCACGGCTACCTTTTGCATCAGTTCCTCACCCCCAGCGCCAACCAACGCGAGGACCGTTATGGCGGCAGTGTCGAGAACCGCGCCCGTATCGTGCTCGAAGCGGTGGATGCCGCCATTGCCGGCTGGAGCGCCGAGCGCGTGGGTATCCGCATTTTCCCGTTGGGTGGCTTCAATGGCGTGGACAATGGCGAAGATCAAGAGGCCGCAGGGCTGTACCTGATCAAGGAACTGGCCAAGCGCAACCTGGCCTACCTGCACCTGTCCGAGCCGGACTGGGCGGGTGGCAAGCCGCTGCGCGATAGCTTCCGTGAGGCTATTCGGGCGGCTTACCCAGGCGTGATCATTGCCGCAGGCGCCTATACCGCAGAGAAAGGCGAAGACCTGATCGGGCGTGGATTGATCGATGCCGTGGCGTTCGGCCGCAGCTTCATCGCCAACCCGGACCTGGTGGAACGGCTGCTGATCAAGGCGCCACTGAATGAACATCGGCCACAGTTCGACTATGCGAACGGGCCGCAGGGGTATACGGATTACCCGTTCCTGCAACAGGCTTGA
- a CDS encoding LysR family transcriptional regulator, with product MEPNRFGDITAFVSAAKAGSFTAAAASLGLTRSAVGKSIARLEARMAVRLLNRTTRKLSLTDEGLVAYERWRQILDDLDEVETTMAQRRGKPSGTLRLTAPLSLGQRHVLPVLDAYLKQWPELRADIRFTDRFVDLVEEGIDVAVRIGAPKEDSQLLTRTVAWQQFVTCASPDYLRRHGVPQVPADLYGHDKIAFLTGEKSMPWRFHTQEGLHLCEEPGRLNIDSSEAMLDGARAGFGLIHLPTYITGEDLRAGTLVEVLHAYRPPADPIRVVYPSKRHLSPRVRGFIDLLVASWEQGVPWEQ from the coding sequence ATGGAACCCAACCGCTTCGGCGACATCACCGCTTTCGTCAGTGCCGCGAAGGCGGGCAGCTTTACCGCTGCAGCGGCGAGCCTGGGGCTGACCCGTTCAGCCGTGGGCAAGAGCATCGCGCGGCTGGAGGCGCGCATGGCGGTACGCCTGCTCAACCGTACCACTCGCAAATTGAGCCTGACCGATGAGGGTTTGGTGGCGTATGAGCGTTGGCGGCAGATTCTGGATGACCTGGACGAGGTGGAAACCACCATGGCCCAGCGGCGCGGCAAGCCCAGCGGCACACTGCGCCTGACCGCCCCGTTGTCGTTGGGCCAGCGCCATGTGCTGCCGGTGCTCGATGCTTACCTCAAGCAATGGCCGGAACTGCGTGCCGACATCCGCTTTACCGACCGGTTCGTCGACCTGGTCGAGGAGGGCATTGACGTGGCCGTGCGGATCGGTGCACCCAAGGAAGACTCACAGCTGCTCACACGCACTGTGGCCTGGCAGCAGTTCGTCACCTGCGCTTCGCCCGATTATCTGCGCCGGCACGGGGTGCCGCAGGTGCCGGCAGACCTTTACGGGCACGACAAGATCGCCTTCCTGACAGGTGAAAAATCCATGCCTTGGCGCTTTCACACCCAAGAGGGCCTGCACCTGTGCGAGGAGCCGGGGCGGCTCAATATCGACAGTTCCGAAGCCATGCTCGATGGTGCACGGGCAGGGTTCGGGCTGATTCACCTGCCCACCTACATCACCGGGGAGGACCTTCGCGCAGGCACCCTGGTGGAAGTGCTGCACGCCTACAGGCCGCCAGCGGATCCCATTCGGGTGGTGTACCCCAGCAAACGCCACCTGTCGCCGCGCGTACGCGGGTTCATCGATCTGCTGGTGGCGAGCTGGGAGCAGGGCGTGCCCTGGGAACAATGA